One part of the Leucobacter triazinivorans genome encodes these proteins:
- a CDS encoding pyridoxal phosphate-dependent decarboxylase family protein, with translation MTDAAAQPIPPNRPTHTRMHSTSPETQDIVDLVLDYSRRRILATDTPLDHAASPSELRRLAGTTISEEGLGARRALSVFELVLAPACITTDHPQYLSFIPSAPSKAAIAFDLVVSASALYGGSWLEGAGAVHAENEVLHWLAAEFGLPEGAGGVFVQGGTIGNLSALVAARDSARIRREEHGGSPRPDGGWAVVCSAEAHSSIASAARVMDVDVLPVPADDDGVLRAEGVRAALEAHGERVFAVVATGGSTNFGVVDDISGIASLKDDFDFWLHIDGAYGLAAMLSPLARDRFAGVERADSVIVDPHKWLFAPYDVCALIYRDPETGRRAHTQHAEYLDTLTDAGDWSPSDYSIQLTRRPRGLPLWFSLAASGAGAYREAVSASIALARRIADEITRRPGLRLVREPQLSVVVFERDGWERADYDRWSQRLLEEQRAFVVPSSHAGRPNTRFAIVNPLTTFEQLAEILDTME, from the coding sequence ATGACCGACGCAGCGGCGCAGCCGATCCCACCGAACCGGCCGACCCACACTCGAATGCACTCCACCTCTCCCGAGACGCAGGACATCGTCGACCTGGTGCTCGACTACTCCCGCCGTCGTATTCTGGCGACCGACACCCCGCTCGACCACGCGGCGTCGCCGAGCGAGCTGCGCCGCCTCGCGGGCACGACGATCAGCGAGGAGGGGCTCGGCGCCCGGCGCGCGCTCTCGGTGTTCGAGCTCGTGCTCGCGCCCGCGTGCATCACGACCGATCATCCGCAGTACCTCTCCTTCATCCCGAGCGCACCCTCGAAAGCGGCGATCGCCTTCGACCTCGTGGTCTCGGCGAGCGCGCTGTACGGCGGGTCGTGGCTCGAGGGGGCCGGCGCGGTGCACGCGGAGAACGAGGTGCTGCACTGGCTCGCGGCCGAGTTCGGTCTACCGGAGGGGGCCGGCGGCGTGTTCGTGCAGGGCGGCACGATCGGCAACCTCTCGGCGCTCGTCGCCGCGCGCGACAGCGCACGCATCCGGCGCGAGGAGCACGGGGGATCGCCGCGCCCCGACGGCGGCTGGGCCGTCGTCTGCAGCGCGGAGGCGCACTCCTCCATCGCGTCGGCGGCGCGGGTGATGGACGTCGATGTGCTCCCGGTGCCCGCCGACGACGACGGGGTGCTGCGGGCCGAGGGCGTGCGCGCGGCGCTCGAAGCGCACGGCGAGCGGGTGTTCGCGGTCGTCGCCACGGGCGGGTCGACCAATTTCGGCGTCGTCGACGACATCTCGGGGATCGCGAGCCTGAAGGACGACTTCGACTTCTGGCTCCACATCGACGGCGCGTACGGGCTGGCCGCCATGCTCTCGCCGCTCGCGCGGGATCGATTCGCGGGTGTGGAGCGCGCCGACTCCGTGATCGTGGATCCGCACAAGTGGCTGTTCGCGCCCTACGACGTCTGCGCGCTCATCTATCGCGATCCCGAGACCGGCCGCCGGGCGCACACCCAGCACGCCGAGTACCTCGACACGCTCACCGATGCCGGCGACTGGAGCCCGTCCGACTACTCGATCCAGCTCACCCGCAGGCCCCGCGGCCTGCCGCTCTGGTTCTCGCTCGCCGCCTCCGGCGCGGGAGCCTATCGCGAGGCCGTCTCGGCGTCGATCGCCCTCGCTCGGCGCATCGCGGACGAGATCACCCGGCGTCCCGGCCTGCGCCTGGTCCGCGAGCCCCAGCTCTCGGTCGTGGTGTTCGAGCGCGACGGCTGGGAACGCGCGGACTACGACCGGTGGTCGCAACGACTGCTCGAGGAGCAGCGGGCCTTCGTCGTGCCCAGCTCGCACGCGGGGCGCCCCAACACGCGCTTCGCGATCGTCAATCCGCTCACCACGTTCGAACAGCTCGCGGAGATCCTCGACACGATGGAGTAG
- a CDS encoding rhodanese-related sulfurtransferase: protein MSDPKILLYYVFAPVADPEAVRLWQRELCESLGLRGRIIISKHGINGTVGGEIDACKRYLRRTREYGPFSGLEVKWSDGTGLTDAEPEPLHGVDRAAPWARISDFPRLSVKVRDELVAFGIPGELRVDADGVVGGGEHLSPEAVNRLVEERGDEVVFFDGRNAWEAEIGRFSGAIVPETRTTRDFIAQIESGAFDDIKGRPVVTYCTGGIRCEILSAAMRERGFAEVYQVEGGIVRYGEAFGNDGLWEGSLAVFDGREAMDFAPGAAVLGRCTVCGAASNRLANCADRSCRDRFVACADHEDAGCSAHGGLDADAVADPDAVADPDAVPGVSHA, encoded by the coding sequence GTGAGCGACCCCAAGATCCTGCTGTACTACGTCTTCGCCCCCGTCGCCGATCCCGAGGCGGTGCGCCTGTGGCAGCGGGAGCTGTGCGAGTCGCTGGGCCTGCGCGGTCGCATCATCATCTCGAAGCACGGCATCAACGGCACGGTGGGCGGCGAGATCGACGCCTGCAAGCGCTACCTGCGGCGCACACGCGAGTACGGCCCGTTCTCGGGGCTCGAGGTGAAGTGGAGCGACGGCACGGGCCTCACCGATGCCGAGCCCGAACCGCTGCACGGCGTCGACCGCGCGGCGCCCTGGGCCCGCATCTCGGACTTCCCGCGGCTCAGCGTGAAGGTGCGCGACGAGCTCGTGGCGTTCGGGATCCCCGGCGAACTGCGGGTCGACGCCGACGGCGTGGTGGGCGGCGGCGAGCACCTCTCCCCCGAGGCGGTGAACCGGCTGGTGGAGGAGCGCGGCGACGAGGTGGTGTTCTTCGACGGGCGCAACGCCTGGGAGGCCGAGATCGGGCGGTTCTCGGGGGCGATCGTGCCCGAGACCCGCACCACCCGCGACTTCATCGCGCAGATCGAGAGCGGCGCCTTCGACGACATCAAGGGGCGGCCCGTGGTCACCTACTGCACCGGCGGCATCCGGTGCGAGATCCTCTCCGCCGCCATGCGCGAGCGCGGCTTCGCGGAGGTCTACCAGGTGGAGGGCGGGATCGTCCGCTACGGCGAGGCGTTCGGCAACGACGGCCTCTGGGAGGGATCCCTCGCGGTGTTCGACGGGCGCGAGGCGATGGACTTCGCCCCCGGCGCCGCGGTGCTGGGGCGCTGCACGGTGTGCGGTGCCGCGTCGAACCGCCTGGCGAACTGCGCCGACCGCTCCTGCCGGGACCGATTCGTCGCGTGTGCGGACCACGAGGACGCGGGGTGCAGTGCGCACGGAGGCCTCGACGCTGACGCCGTCGCGGACCCGGACGCCGTCGCGGACCCGGACGCTGTCCCGGGCGTGAGCCACGCGTAA
- a CDS encoding ArsR/SmtB family transcription factor — protein sequence MNNRAMHALDVLGDPVRRRILELIVHGEEPAGSIAEVIAGEFGISQPAVSQHLRVLREGGFVTVRPEGARRLYAVDPHGPREASEWLSPFERFWRGPMAALGTELARGKRQRRLEAERAPDRQSPLRRSTRSGDPRSPESKE from the coding sequence ATGAACAATAGGGCCATGCACGCGCTCGACGTTCTCGGAGACCCGGTCCGCCGGCGGATCCTCGAGCTCATCGTCCACGGCGAGGAACCCGCCGGCTCCATCGCGGAGGTCATCGCCGGGGAGTTCGGGATCAGCCAGCCCGCGGTCTCCCAGCACCTGCGCGTGCTGCGAGAGGGCGGCTTCGTGACCGTGCGCCCCGAGGGGGCACGGAGGCTCTACGCGGTCGACCCGCACGGCCCGCGCGAGGCGAGCGAGTGGTTGAGCCCGTTCGAGCGGTTCTGGCGCGGGCCGATGGCCGCGCTCGGCACGGAACTCGCCCGCGGCAAGCGGCAGCGCCGGCTCGAGGCCGAGCGGGCCCCGGACCGCCAATCGCCCCTCCGCCGGAGCACTCGCTCAGGCGATCCCCGATCCCCCGAGAGCAAGGAATGA
- a CDS encoding SRPBCC domain-containing protein, with protein sequence MVDVSQQVESVTRALRTEDVDGEETRIQTLAQEYPASIEDVWDAATSAERIARWFLPITGELRLGGRYQLEGNAGGEILACAPPEGGRAEYRITWEFGGGVSWVTIRLTDAGQDRTRFELEHAARVADVPAEMWDTFGPGATGVGWDGGLLGLSLHLGAVEGSLSPEEAEAWAVTDEGKAFYRAAADGWGEAHVAAGADRETAARGADATFGFYTGAMPGA encoded by the coding sequence ATGGTCGATGTATCGCAGCAGGTCGAGTCCGTCACGCGTGCGCTGCGCACGGAAGACGTGGACGGCGAGGAGACGCGCATCCAGACGCTCGCGCAGGAGTACCCCGCGAGCATCGAGGATGTGTGGGACGCCGCGACGAGCGCCGAGCGCATCGCCCGCTGGTTCCTGCCCATCACCGGCGAGCTGCGGCTCGGCGGCCGCTACCAGCTGGAAGGCAACGCGGGCGGAGAGATCCTCGCCTGCGCGCCGCCCGAGGGCGGCCGGGCTGAGTACCGCATCACGTGGGAGTTCGGGGGCGGCGTGAGCTGGGTGACGATCCGGCTGACCGACGCGGGCCAGGATCGCACCCGCTTCGAGCTCGAGCACGCCGCCCGCGTCGCCGACGTCCCCGCCGAGATGTGGGACACCTTCGGTCCGGGCGCGACCGGCGTGGGCTGGGACGGCGGCCTGCTCGGCCTGTCGCTGCATCTGGGCGCGGTCGAGGGATCGCTCTCCCCCGAGGAGGCCGAGGCGTGGGCCGTCACCGACGAGGGCAAGGCCTTCTACCGGGCCGCGGCCGACGGCTGGGGCGAGGCGCACGTCGCTGCGGGCGCCGACCGAGAGACCGCCGCGCGCGGCGCCGACGCCACCTTCGGCTTCTATACCGGGGCGATGCCCGGCGCCTGA
- a CDS encoding M13 family metallopeptidase, translated as MSNAAPVSGIDLAELDPAVRPQDDLFRHVNGRWIARTEIPSDKARYGSFAVLAENAEEAVRDIITGTAAPAEGLIEGGADAEADKVAALYASFMDVERVDALGAAPIAADIERALAVASVPELVALVGALERQGLGGFTGMFVDNDPGDPARYIVFVMQGGIGLPDESYYREEQFASIREQYRTHIARMLGLAGVADAERLAGLAYDLERRIAASHWDKVASRDIQKLYNLRTFEELREIMPQLDWPAYLAAMGAPEAAFAEVVAAQPEALAGIAELLVDDELEAWRAWLVWAIVRSSAALLSQEISRANFDFYGTALTGATEQRDRWRRGVSFVEGAMGEAVGRLYVERHFDEAAKSAMDELVGHLIEAYRESIQRLEWMGPETQARALEKLDRFTPKIGYPVKWRDYSALAVDSGDLVGNSRRVADVEFHRELNKVGRPIDRDEWFMTPQTVNAYYNPGFNEIVFPAAILQPPFFDASWDAATNFGAIGAVIGHEIGHGFDDQGSRYDGDGRLTDWWTEQDRAAFEALTGALIGQYSALSPEGAGGQTVNGELTIGENIGDLSGLEIAWKAYLRSLDGAEPPVIDGLTGAERFFLAWAQAWQQKSRPEETVRLLTIDPHSPNEFRCNQIVRNLAAFHEAYGTRPGDGLWLDVEERVSIW; from the coding sequence ATGAGCAACGCCGCGCCCGTCTCAGGTATCGACCTCGCCGAACTCGACCCCGCGGTCCGTCCGCAGGACGACCTCTTCCGGCATGTCAACGGCAGGTGGATCGCGCGCACCGAGATCCCCTCCGACAAGGCGCGCTACGGGTCGTTCGCGGTGCTCGCCGAGAACGCCGAGGAGGCGGTGCGCGACATCATCACCGGTACGGCGGCGCCCGCGGAGGGCCTGATCGAGGGCGGCGCCGACGCCGAGGCCGACAAGGTGGCGGCGCTCTACGCGAGCTTCATGGACGTGGAGCGCGTCGATGCACTGGGCGCCGCGCCCATCGCCGCCGACATCGAGCGCGCGCTCGCCGTCGCCTCGGTCCCCGAGCTGGTGGCGCTCGTGGGCGCGCTCGAGCGGCAGGGCCTCGGCGGCTTCACCGGCATGTTCGTCGACAACGATCCGGGCGATCCCGCGCGCTACATCGTGTTCGTGATGCAGGGCGGCATCGGCCTGCCCGACGAGTCCTACTACCGCGAGGAGCAGTTCGCGTCGATCCGCGAGCAGTACCGCACCCACATCGCGCGCATGCTGGGCCTGGCCGGCGTCGCCGACGCCGAGCGGCTCGCCGGCCTCGCCTACGACCTCGAGCGCCGCATCGCCGCCTCGCACTGGGACAAGGTCGCGAGCCGCGACATCCAGAAGCTCTACAACCTGCGCACCTTCGAGGAGCTGCGCGAGATCATGCCGCAGCTCGACTGGCCGGCCTACCTCGCCGCGATGGGCGCGCCGGAGGCGGCCTTCGCCGAGGTCGTGGCGGCCCAGCCGGAGGCGCTCGCCGGGATCGCCGAGCTGCTCGTCGACGATGAGCTGGAGGCCTGGCGCGCCTGGCTCGTGTGGGCGATCGTGCGCTCCTCGGCGGCGCTGCTCTCGCAGGAGATCTCGCGCGCCAACTTCGACTTCTACGGCACCGCGCTCACGGGCGCGACCGAGCAGCGGGACCGCTGGCGCCGTGGCGTCTCGTTCGTGGAGGGGGCGATGGGCGAGGCCGTCGGTCGGCTCTACGTCGAGCGCCACTTCGACGAGGCCGCGAAGTCGGCCATGGACGAGCTGGTGGGCCACCTCATCGAGGCCTACCGCGAGTCGATCCAGCGGCTCGAGTGGATGGGGCCGGAGACGCAGGCGCGCGCGCTCGAGAAGCTGGATCGCTTCACCCCGAAGATCGGCTACCCGGTGAAGTGGCGCGACTACTCGGCGCTGGCCGTCGACTCGGGCGACCTCGTCGGAAACTCGCGCCGGGTGGCCGACGTCGAGTTCCATCGCGAGCTGAACAAGGTGGGCCGGCCCATCGACCGCGACGAGTGGTTCATGACTCCCCAGACGGTCAACGCCTACTACAACCCCGGCTTCAACGAGATCGTGTTCCCCGCCGCGATCCTGCAGCCGCCCTTCTTCGACGCGTCGTGGGACGCCGCCACCAACTTCGGCGCCATCGGCGCGGTGATCGGCCACGAGATCGGGCACGGCTTCGACGACCAGGGATCCCGCTACGACGGCGACGGCAGGCTCACCGACTGGTGGACCGAGCAGGATCGCGCGGCGTTCGAGGCGCTGACCGGCGCGCTCATCGGGCAGTACAGCGCGCTCTCGCCCGAGGGCGCGGGCGGTCAGACAGTCAACGGGGAGCTGACGATCGGCGAGAACATCGGCGATCTCTCGGGGCTCGAGATCGCGTGGAAGGCCTACCTGCGCTCGCTCGACGGCGCCGAGCCGCCCGTGATCGACGGGCTCACGGGGGCGGAGCGGTTCTTCCTCGCGTGGGCGCAGGCGTGGCAGCAGAAGTCCCGCCCGGAGGAGACGGTGCGGCTGCTCACGATCGACCCGCACTCGCCCAACGAGTTCCGCTGCAACCAGATCGTGCGCAACCTCGCCGCGTTCCACGAGGCCTACGGCACGCGGCCCGGCGACGGGCTGTGGCTCGACGTGGAGGAGCGCGTCAGCATCTGGTGA
- a CDS encoding Fic family protein, whose protein sequence is MFENTMPGRLVPIHGTDPQLGEWAHSAFLPDGLGEDTPALSPETYLVVMNARAALGALDATARQLPNPTLFRTPALRREAQSTSALEGTYAPLADVLTADEDAPSTPELLEVLNYVSMANLGFARVAVGQPISVSLLGELHGLLMRDTPLQAKSGRVRNGQVVIGRRAGADPFGFPVHAARFVPAPASPELEIRVRDLADWMRRDHSARIDPVVAAAMAHYQFETLHPFHDGNGRVGRYLVVLHLQAQGVLSEPTLTVSPWFEARRPDYYDRLLAVSTRGDWDGFVRFFAQGIRVAADTTRRQMLALVQVQQRLDLQVQESALRARSAHALIEFAVANPSFTAARAAAGVGLSYGRTNALIGQLVELGILRMLGTESAYQRRFFAPSVLHVLTQAEEE, encoded by the coding sequence ATGTTCGAGAACACCATGCCGGGTCGTCTCGTGCCGATCCACGGGACCGATCCGCAGCTCGGGGAGTGGGCGCATTCGGCGTTCCTCCCGGACGGGCTCGGCGAGGACACCCCGGCGCTCTCGCCCGAAACCTATCTGGTCGTCATGAATGCTCGAGCGGCGCTCGGCGCCCTCGACGCCACCGCGCGGCAACTGCCCAACCCGACGTTGTTCCGCACGCCCGCGCTCCGTCGAGAGGCTCAGAGTACCTCTGCACTCGAGGGTACATACGCTCCGCTCGCCGACGTGCTCACCGCCGACGAGGATGCGCCGTCGACACCGGAGCTCCTGGAGGTCCTCAATTACGTGTCCATGGCGAACCTCGGGTTCGCCCGCGTCGCGGTGGGTCAGCCGATCTCCGTGTCATTGCTCGGAGAGCTGCATGGATTGCTGATGCGCGACACCCCGCTGCAGGCGAAGTCGGGCAGAGTTCGCAACGGGCAGGTGGTGATCGGGCGACGTGCGGGAGCGGATCCATTCGGGTTTCCCGTGCATGCGGCAAGGTTCGTTCCCGCTCCGGCCTCACCTGAACTGGAGATCCGAGTACGCGATCTCGCGGATTGGATGCGGCGCGATCATTCGGCTCGCATCGATCCTGTTGTCGCAGCAGCAATGGCGCACTACCAGTTCGAGACGCTGCATCCGTTCCATGACGGGAACGGGCGCGTGGGGCGCTATCTGGTGGTACTGCATCTGCAGGCCCAGGGTGTTCTGTCGGAACCGACCCTCACGGTCTCCCCGTGGTTCGAGGCTCGTCGCCCGGACTATTACGATCGTCTCCTGGCAGTGAGTACCCGGGGCGACTGGGATGGGTTCGTGCGGTTCTTCGCCCAGGGAATCAGAGTCGCAGCGGATACGACGCGCCGACAGATGCTTGCCCTGGTCCAAGTGCAGCAACGGCTCGATCTGCAGGTGCAGGAGTCCGCGCTCCGGGCGAGGAGTGCTCACGCGCTCATCGAGTTCGCGGTGGCGAACCCGTCCTTCACGGCGGCTCGCGCCGCTGCCGGAGTCGGTCTCTCCTACGGGCGGACCAATGCCCTGATCGGCCAACTCGTCGAACTCGGAATCCTCCGGATGCTGGGAACGGAGAGCGCGTATCAGCGACGCTTCTTCGCTCCGAGTGTGCTGCACGTGCTGACCCAGGCCGAGGAGGAGTAG
- a CDS encoding MATE family efflux transporter — MTTARRRTDRAIAHLALPALGALIAEPLFLVVDSALVGHLGAAPLAGLAVAAAILQTAVGLMIFLAYATTPMVARRRGAGDLRGAVQAGVDGLWLALGIGIAVGALLWAASGPLVAAFGASPETSEQALVYLAISCLGIPAMLVVFAASGLLRGLQDTRTPLAVAVIGFAANALMNWWFIYGLGFGIAGSAWGTVLAQWGMVAVYLVVIVRHARRAGSGLLPHRDGLAHAGRSGGWLFIRTLGLRAALLATVFAATSHGTAATAGYQVVFTVFSTAAFALDALAIAAQALVGDALGRQDEQRARLVVRRTVFWGVACGIVFGGLLAAAHPVVGRIFTNDAQVLGILPPAVLVLGISLPLGGLVFVLDGVLMGAGDARYLAWTSIVNLAVYLPALWALTALVPSGTAALVALTAGFTIVFMLARAVTLGIRAVQFDRAPRRFM; from the coding sequence GTGACTACCGCCCGCAGGCGCACTGACCGCGCCATCGCGCACCTCGCGCTCCCGGCGCTCGGCGCGCTCATCGCCGAGCCGCTGTTCCTCGTGGTCGACTCGGCGCTCGTGGGACATCTCGGCGCGGCGCCGCTGGCCGGGCTCGCAGTGGCGGCCGCGATCCTGCAGACCGCAGTCGGCCTCATGATCTTCCTCGCCTACGCCACGACTCCGATGGTCGCGCGCCGGCGCGGCGCCGGCGATCTGCGCGGCGCCGTGCAGGCGGGTGTGGACGGACTCTGGCTGGCGCTCGGGATCGGGATCGCGGTCGGGGCGCTGCTGTGGGCGGCGAGCGGGCCGCTGGTTGCGGCGTTCGGCGCATCGCCCGAGACCTCCGAGCAGGCGCTCGTCTACCTCGCGATCTCGTGCCTCGGCATCCCGGCGATGCTCGTGGTGTTCGCGGCGAGCGGCCTGCTGCGCGGCCTGCAGGACACCCGCACCCCGCTCGCGGTGGCCGTGATCGGATTCGCCGCGAACGCCCTGATGAACTGGTGGTTCATCTACGGCCTCGGCTTCGGCATCGCCGGCAGCGCGTGGGGCACGGTGCTGGCGCAGTGGGGCATGGTGGCCGTCTACCTCGTGGTCATCGTGCGACACGCGCGGCGGGCCGGATCCGGCCTCCTCCCGCACCGCGACGGACTCGCCCACGCGGGCCGCAGCGGCGGCTGGCTGTTCATCCGCACGCTCGGGCTGCGGGCGGCGCTGCTGGCGACCGTGTTCGCGGCGACGAGTCACGGCACCGCGGCCACCGCCGGCTACCAGGTGGTGTTCACCGTCTTCTCGACCGCCGCCTTCGCCCTCGACGCGCTCGCGATCGCCGCGCAGGCGCTCGTGGGCGACGCGCTCGGGCGCCAGGACGAGCAGCGGGCCCGACTCGTCGTGCGGCGCACGGTGTTCTGGGGGGTGGCCTGCGGCATCGTCTTCGGGGGCCTCCTCGCGGCTGCGCACCCCGTGGTCGGACGCATCTTCACGAACGATGCGCAGGTGCTCGGGATCCTGCCTCCGGCAGTGCTCGTACTTGGAATCTCGCTGCCCCTCGGCGGCCTCGTCTTCGTGCTCGACGGCGTGCTCATGGGGGCCGGAGACGCCCGCTACCTGGCGTGGACGAGCATCGTGAACCTGGCGGTCTACCTCCCGGCGCTCTGGGCGCTCACAGCGCTGGTGCCCAGCGGCACCGCGGCGCTCGTGGCGCTCACCGCGGGCTTCACCATCGTCTTCATGCTGGCGCGGGCTGTCACGCTCGGCATCCGCGCCGTGCAGTTCGACCGCGCACCGCGGCGCTTCATGTGA
- a CDS encoding MFS transporter: MTDHHASDGRAITRWVNALVTVFAMLGFGFGSWLSRLPAVRDHLDATTLQMSIYGFCLAVGSVAGLLLAGRVISRLGPRRTLQLGIAAQAVCMPAAVLVLWTGQVPLGLALLFGYGFAFSNCDVAMNISGASAERALGRPRLPLLHAGFSLGSVSAMGVGAAAEALGIAVPFHLIGVFLLILGVSLTVLRWVPAGDRAAIAPAGAAGVPATKTGPIPVVRAEHASAARAAPKPARARNPWTDPRILLVGFTAMSMALAEGTAADWLPLALVDGRGVSNELGALILGVFFVSMTVTRVVGSPILHRFGRVPVLRGGAILCAIGVVVVILVPATWAIVLGAICWGVGCALGFPVGISAAADDPATAVRDVAAVSAIAYTAMLLGPMAFGFLGEHIGLLTAFWLLAAIVLLGGLASVAARERSAVELVDSDSAGGPGAPGAHGGQEAAGGRNAPGRPEESEDVH; encoded by the coding sequence GTGACCGATCACCACGCCTCGGATGGCCGGGCGATCACCCGCTGGGTGAACGCGCTGGTCACCGTCTTCGCCATGCTCGGCTTCGGCTTCGGCAGCTGGCTCTCGCGGCTCCCCGCGGTGCGGGACCACCTCGACGCGACGACGCTGCAGATGAGCATCTACGGGTTCTGCCTCGCGGTCGGATCGGTGGCCGGCCTGCTGCTCGCCGGGCGCGTCATCTCGCGCCTCGGTCCCCGGCGCACGCTGCAGCTCGGCATCGCCGCCCAGGCCGTCTGCATGCCCGCCGCGGTGCTCGTGCTGTGGACCGGGCAGGTGCCGCTCGGTCTCGCGCTGCTCTTCGGCTACGGCTTCGCATTCAGCAACTGCGACGTGGCCATGAACATCAGCGGCGCCTCGGCCGAGCGCGCCCTGGGTCGGCCCCGGCTGCCACTGCTGCACGCGGGGTTCAGCCTGGGCAGTGTGAGCGCCATGGGCGTCGGCGCCGCCGCCGAGGCGCTCGGGATCGCGGTGCCGTTCCACCTCATCGGCGTCTTCCTCCTGATCCTCGGGGTCTCGCTCACCGTGCTGCGCTGGGTGCCGGCCGGCGACCGGGCCGCGATCGCGCCGGCGGGCGCAGCCGGCGTCCCCGCCACCAAGACCGGACCGATCCCCGTCGTTCGCGCCGAGCACGCATCCGCCGCACGTGCAGCGCCGAAACCGGCGCGCGCCCGCAATCCGTGGACCGACCCGCGCATCCTTCTCGTCGGCTTCACCGCGATGAGCATGGCGCTCGCGGAAGGCACCGCAGCGGACTGGCTGCCGCTCGCGCTCGTCGACGGACGGGGCGTCTCCAACGAGCTGGGCGCGCTGATCCTCGGCGTCTTCTTCGTCTCGATGACCGTGACCCGCGTCGTGGGCTCACCGATCCTGCACCGCTTCGGCCGCGTCCCCGTGCTGCGCGGCGGAGCGATCCTCTGCGCGATCGGGGTCGTCGTCGTGATCCTCGTCCCCGCCACCTGGGCCATCGTGCTCGGCGCGATCTGCTGGGGCGTGGGGTGCGCGCTCGGCTTCCCGGTCGGCATCTCCGCCGCCGCAGACGATCCCGCGACCGCGGTGCGCGACGTCGCCGCGGTCTCGGCCATCGCCTACACCGCCATGCTGCTCGGACCGATGGCCTTCGGCTTCCTCGGCGAGCACATCGGTCTGCTCACGGCGTTCTGGCTGCTCGCGGCCATCGTGCTGCTCGGTGGACTCGCGTCGGTCGCGGCTCGCGAGCGGAGCGCGGTCGAGCTGGTCGATTCCGACAGCGCGGGTGGGCCGGGCGCGCCCGGCGCGCACGGCGGGCAGGAGGCTGCGGGCGGCAGGAACGCACCTGGTCGACCCGAGGAATCGGAAGACGTGCACTGA
- the nucS gene encoding endonuclease NucS yields the protein MRIVVADCSVDYAGRLSAHLPRAKRVLMLKNDGSILVHSDGGSYKPLNWMSPPCTLAALDLDEDQVSAGIVEAWQVTHQKTADKLVVSVFEILHDSSHDLGVDPGLIKDGVEAHLQELLADQIELAGPGHTLVRREYMTAIGPVDILARDASGASVAIEIKRRGGIDGVEQLTRYLELMNRDPKLAPVSGVFAAQEIKPQARTLAEDRGIRCLVLDYDAMRGMEDENTLF from the coding sequence GTGCGAATCGTTGTTGCTGACTGCTCCGTCGACTATGCGGGCCGCCTCTCCGCCCACCTCCCGCGGGCGAAGCGCGTGCTCATGCTCAAGAACGACGGCTCGATCCTCGTGCACTCCGACGGCGGCTCGTACAAGCCGCTCAACTGGATGAGCCCGCCGTGCACGCTCGCCGCGCTCGATCTCGACGAGGATCAGGTGTCGGCCGGCATCGTCGAAGCCTGGCAGGTGACGCACCAGAAGACCGCGGACAAGCTTGTCGTCTCGGTGTTCGAGATCCTCCACGACTCCTCGCACGATCTGGGCGTCGATCCCGGTCTCATCAAGGACGGCGTCGAGGCGCATCTGCAGGAGCTGCTCGCGGATCAGATCGAGCTCGCCGGCCCGGGGCACACCCTTGTGCGTCGCGAGTACATGACGGCGATCGGCCCGGTCGACATCCTGGCCCGGGACGCCTCGGGCGCCTCGGTAGCGATCGAGATCAAGCGCCGCGGCGGGATCGACGGGGTCGAACAGCTCACGCGCTACCTCGAGCTCATGAATCGCGATCCGAAACTCGCCCCCGTCAGCGGCGTCTTCGCGGCGCAGGAGATCAAGCCCCAGGCGCGCACGCTCGCCGAGGATCGCGGGATCCGCTGCCTCGTACTCGACTACGATGCGATGCGCGGCATGGAGGATGAGAACACGCTGTTCTGA
- a CDS encoding TetR family transcriptional regulator, protein MRNSLSDVVAAALRVLDAQGLEGCSMRRVAAQLDVQPSALYHHVPDKQTLLALMADDIVRGVGESAREPREFCVELRDAMLAVRDGADVVATAAAFRLGASQIEDRLAELAGPDGARTLLLYTFGHAQSTQTHVQAAALGALLAPARPAISAAAPSTAAPDPAADLDASFGRGLDIILAGLAAFAPTRRD, encoded by the coding sequence ATGCGCAACAGTCTCTCCGACGTGGTCGCCGCGGCGCTGCGGGTGCTCGACGCGCAGGGGCTCGAGGGGTGCTCAATGCGCCGGGTCGCGGCCCAGCTCGATGTGCAGCCAAGCGCGCTCTACCATCACGTGCCCGACAAGCAGACGCTGTTGGCGCTCATGGCCGATGACATCGTGCGCGGAGTGGGCGAATCGGCGCGAGAACCGCGGGAGTTCTGCGTCGAGCTGCGCGATGCCATGCTGGCGGTGCGCGACGGGGCCGACGTCGTGGCGACGGCGGCTGCGTTCCGGCTCGGGGCGTCGCAGATCGAGGATCGACTCGCTGAGCTCGCGGGCCCCGACGGTGCCCGCACGCTGCTGCTCTACACCTTCGGGCACGCGCAGTCGACGCAGACGCACGTGCAAGCCGCTGCGCTCGGCGCGCTCCTGGCCCCCGCCCGCCCGGCCATTTCCGCGGCGGCTCCTTCCACGGCGGCGCCCGATCCCGCGGCCGACCTCGACGCATCGTTCGGCCGAGGCCTCGACATCATCCTCGCGGGGCTCGCGGCGTTCGCGCCCACCCGCCGAGACTGA